A single genomic interval of Alphaproteobacteria bacterium harbors:
- a CDS encoding DUF1738 domain-containing protein, which translates to VADLEKGVRSWMKPWNAGHTAGKITRPLRHNGTPYQGINILMLWGEALDKGYSAPIWMTYNQAQELGAHVRKGQQGSLVVYANKITRTETGEGGEEIEKQIPFMKGYSVFNVEQIEGLPAHYYGKPENPLPLAERLDHAERFIANTGAVIGHGGDKAYYAPARDIVQMPPFEAFKDKESYYATVLHELSHWTSHKTRLDRSFNAKRFGDNGYAREELVAELGAAFLSADLGITPEIREDHAAYLAHWLKALKEDSRAIFSAAAHAQRAADFLQGLQREKAEAA; encoded by the coding sequence TGTTGCCGACCTTGAGAAAGGAGTCCGCAGCTGGATGAAGCCTTGGAACGCAGGGCATACGGCGGGGAAAATCACCCGCCCCCTGCGTCACAACGGCACACCGTATCAGGGTATCAATATCCTGATGCTGTGGGGCGAAGCCTTGGACAAGGGTTATTCCGCGCCTATCTGGATGACTTACAATCAGGCGCAGGAATTGGGGGCGCATGTTCGCAAAGGGCAGCAAGGTTCTCTTGTGGTCTATGCCAACAAGATAACCCGCACCGAAACGGGCGAAGGTGGCGAGGAAATCGAGAAGCAGATACCATTCATGAAAGGATATTCTGTTTTCAACGTCGAGCAGATTGAGGGATTGCCCGCGCATTACTACGGCAAGCCTGAAAATCCGCTGCCCTTGGCTGAACGCCTTGACCATGCGGAAAGGTTCATAGCCAACACGGGCGCGGTTATCGGCCACGGCGGGGATAAGGCTTACTATGCCCCTGCGCGTGACATCGTGCAGATGCCGCCGTTTGAAGCTTTCAAAGATAAAGAAAGCTATTACGCCACCGTCTTGCATGAACTTTCGCACTGGACGAGCCACAAGACGCGCCTTGACCGCAGCTTTAACGCTAAACGCTTTGGCGATAACGGTTATGCGAGGGAGGAACTTGTAGCGGAACTTGGCGCGGCCTTCCTGTCGGCAGACCTCGGCATAACGCCGGAAATCAGGGAAGACCATGCGGCATATCTGGCGCATTGGCTGAAAGCGTTGAAGGAGGACAGCCGCGCCATATTCAGCGCGGCAGCCCACGCGCAACGGGCAGCCGATTTCCTGCAAGGCTTGCAGAGGGAGAAAGCGGAGGCGGCATAA
- a CDS encoding DUF305 domain-containing protein, producing the protein MNKRRTTMKHAFIAAAALAFLINGAAAQAAEMTHKECMPMVKTGNQDADFIRNMIPHHKMALDMAEKQLKDGKDAEARSMAEKIISAQKKEIADMEEWLKTHK; encoded by the coding sequence ATGAATAAAAGGAGAACAACCATGAAGCACGCTTTTATCGCCGCTGCCGCCCTCGCCTTTCTTATCAATGGCGCAGCCGCACAGGCCGCAGAGATGACGCATAAAGAATGTATGCCGATGGTAAAGACCGGAAATCAGGATGCGGATTTTATCCGCAACATGATCCCCCACCACAAAATGGCACTCGACATGGCGGAGAAGCAGCTGAAAGACGGCAAGGATGCGGAAGCGCGTTCTATGGCTGAGAAAATTATTTCAGCGCAGAAGAAAGAAATTGCCGACATGGAAGAGTGGCTTAAAACTCATAAGTGA
- a CDS encoding efflux RND transporter periplasmic adaptor subunit → MLTIRPYSICAAMVLAALVISAPVQAHEGHDDTAALTGEAAPEGAPLTLSSETIANLDVKTATAAMKPLPDTLSMPATVSLLPERQAQVTTRFDGRIQEIKVKIGQDVQKGQELIIVEPVQIGTNVITYRSPMTGRVMQQNVVAGQAVTFQTSLIDLADISQVLLKGAVYETPDLARLKVGQTVTANVGIYPNQTFVGKIEKIDAGPAADSRALHVYALFDNAAGLLKPNLRGTMVVTLNDKDDKPTVVIPLAAVLENNGVSFVFVKEGQTFERREVQLGSKTSSEVEVISGVLPDEEVVTQGNYQLQYLKPTPAKPKEH, encoded by the coding sequence ATGCTCACGATACGCCCGTATTCTATCTGCGCCGCTATGGTGCTTGCCGCCCTTGTTATATCCGCGCCAGTTCAGGCGCATGAAGGACATGACGACACCGCCGCGCTCACCGGAGAGGCAGCGCCCGAAGGCGCACCGCTCACCCTTAGCTCCGAGACAATCGCCAATCTGGACGTAAAGACTGCCACGGCGGCAATGAAGCCATTGCCGGATACATTATCCATGCCGGCCACTGTTTCTCTCCTGCCGGAACGGCAAGCGCAGGTTACGACCCGCTTTGACGGACGAATACAGGAAATCAAGGTCAAGATCGGGCAGGACGTTCAAAAAGGACAAGAGCTGATAATCGTCGAGCCTGTGCAAATCGGCACGAATGTCATCACATACAGGTCACCCATGACAGGGCGCGTGATGCAGCAGAATGTCGTAGCAGGGCAGGCTGTGACATTCCAGACCTCTCTCATTGACTTGGCCGATATTAGCCAAGTGTTGCTCAAGGGCGCGGTCTACGAAACTCCCGACCTTGCACGGTTGAAGGTAGGCCAGACAGTCACGGCGAATGTCGGCATTTATCCCAACCAGACTTTTGTAGGCAAAATAGAGAAGATAGACGCGGGGCCAGCGGCAGACAGCCGCGCACTCCATGTTTACGCCTTGTTCGATAACGCGGCGGGGCTGTTGAAGCCAAACCTGCGCGGGACGATGGTTGTTACCCTCAATGACAAGGACGATAAACCAACCGTTGTCATTCCGCTTGCAGCCGTACTTGAAAATAACGGCGTGTCCTTTGTCTTTGTGAAGGAAGGCCAGACATTCGAGCGGCGGGAAGTGCAGCTCGGAAGCAAGACCAGTTCGGAAGTCGAGGTTATCAGCGGCGTATTGCCTGACGAGGAAGTGGTGACGCAGGGAAATTACCAGCTTCAGTATTTGAAGCCGACACCTGCGAAACCGAAGGAGCATTAA
- a CDS encoding efflux RND transporter permease subunit, which produces MFDKLIGFSLSNRLFVVAFACAVMAYGLLTLRQLPVDVFPDLNRPTVTIFSEAEGLAPEEVETLVTLPIETVMNGANGVMRVRSASAIGLSIVWVEFDWNMDVYKARQIVTEKLAQSSAVLPSTVKPILGPISSIMGEIMLVGLTSDNKDVNPMELRSLADWTIRPRLLAVPGLSQVTVIGGEKKQYQVLLDPEKMIYHSVTFEEVRAALENSNVNSTGGFLFEPYQERLIRNIARVKDLNDIRQAVLPKQVEKDAPPLTIGDVGQVRLGGPLGKRGDAGIGGKAGVILSVQKQPNADTIGLTKKIEVELAAIGKTLPEGVKLHLEIFEQARFIDRAINNVVQALRDGSILVVVVLFIFLLNIRTTFITLTAIPLSLIITALVFKFFGLSINTMTLGGLAVAVGELVDDAIVDVENVYRRLRENRQLANPRPAVEVIREASVEVRSSIVFATIIVILVFVPLFAMSGIEGRIFMPLGVAYIVSILASLFVAVTVTPALCSYLLPQMSKLGHKGDGLIVRVLKAFQRVGLAIALKLRWLVLAGAFAAFLWAAALSLTFGKEFLPPFNEGSATINLLSVPGTSLAESNRIGTIAEKLIMEVPEVALTGRRTGRAELDDHAEGVHSTEIEVELKEGGRGKKEVMDDIRAKLSTIPGIVVNIGQPISHRIDHILSGVRAQVAIKIFGDDLATLRSLAEETQNAMSGVKGVVDLQVEKQVLVPQLHIRIDRSKALAQGVMAGEIADMSELALQGKTVSQIIEGQRIYDLVVRLNEDDRANASDISRIPMDTVRGTTTPLGLVANIEKGEGPNIINREDVHRRIVVSANVAGRDLVSAVGEIKQVLEQKVHLPQGYYYVYSGQFEAQASASRMLAILGMFSLLGIFVVLYSHFNSVNLALQIMIGIPLAFIGAVAGVWATGGVFSVATLVGFITLTGIAARNGIMMIAHYLHLMKSEGEKFTLQMLYRGSQERLVPVLMTALTALMALVPLIMAADEPGKEILHPVAVVIFYGLLTSTILNLIVTPLVFWMFGEKTVRRLVPTAF; this is translated from the coding sequence ATGTTCGACAAGCTCATAGGCTTTTCGCTGTCAAACCGCCTGTTTGTAGTGGCCTTCGCCTGCGCGGTCATGGCCTACGGCCTGCTGACCCTGCGCCAGCTTCCGGTCGATGTCTTTCCCGACCTTAATCGCCCGACCGTTACGATATTCAGCGAGGCCGAAGGGCTTGCGCCCGAAGAAGTCGAAACGCTCGTTACCCTGCCCATCGAAACCGTCATGAACGGCGCAAATGGCGTGATGCGGGTGCGCTCGGCTTCTGCAATCGGACTTTCGATTGTCTGGGTTGAATTTGACTGGAACATGGATGTCTATAAAGCACGCCAGATTGTCACGGAAAAGCTCGCGCAATCGTCGGCGGTTCTGCCCAGCACCGTGAAACCTATACTTGGCCCCATTTCTTCCATCATGGGAGAAATCATGCTCGTCGGCCTTACCTCCGATAACAAAGACGTAAACCCGATGGAATTGCGGAGCCTTGCAGACTGGACGATACGCCCGCGCCTGCTTGCCGTGCCGGGATTATCACAGGTCACGGTAATCGGGGGAGAGAAGAAGCAATATCAGGTGTTGCTCGACCCCGAGAAGATGATTTATCACAGCGTCACTTTCGAGGAAGTCAGGGCAGCCCTCGAAAATTCCAACGTCAACTCCACAGGCGGTTTCCTGTTCGAGCCATATCAGGAAAGGCTTATCCGTAATATAGCAAGGGTCAAAGACCTGAATGATATACGGCAGGCTGTGCTGCCAAAGCAGGTCGAGAAAGACGCGCCGCCGCTCACCATTGGCGATGTCGGCCAAGTCAGGCTAGGCGGCCCCCTCGGCAAGCGCGGGGACGCGGGCATAGGCGGCAAGGCGGGCGTAATCCTGTCCGTCCAGAAACAGCCAAATGCCGACACCATCGGCCTGACCAAGAAGATTGAAGTCGAACTTGCCGCCATCGGCAAGACGCTGCCGGAAGGCGTTAAGCTGCATCTGGAGATATTCGAGCAGGCGAGGTTCATAGACAGGGCAATCAATAACGTGGTTCAGGCGTTGCGGGATGGTTCGATTCTCGTTGTCGTCGTCCTGTTTATCTTCCTGCTGAACATTCGCACGACATTCATCACCCTCACCGCCATTCCACTGTCCTTGATTATCACCGCGCTTGTCTTCAAGTTCTTCGGACTATCCATCAATACCATGACGCTGGGCGGCCTTGCGGTTGCTGTCGGAGAGCTTGTGGACGATGCAATCGTGGACGTTGAGAACGTCTATCGGCGCTTGCGTGAAAACCGCCAGCTTGCCAATCCTCGGCCTGCGGTCGAGGTGATCCGCGAGGCTTCTGTCGAAGTCAGAAGCTCAATCGTATTTGCCACCATCATCGTCATTCTGGTTTTTGTGCCTCTGTTTGCAATGAGCGGCATCGAGGGACGGATATTCATGCCGCTGGGCGTTGCTTACATCGTATCCATTCTGGCTTCGCTGTTCGTCGCCGTGACGGTCACGCCCGCTCTTTGCTCCTATCTGCTGCCGCAGATGTCAAAATTAGGCCACAAAGGGGACGGGCTGATTGTCAGGGTGTTAAAGGCGTTCCAGCGTGTCGGCCTTGCAATCGCCCTGAAACTGCGCTGGCTCGTCTTGGCCGGAGCCTTTGCCGCGTTTCTCTGGGCGGCGGCATTGTCGCTGACTTTCGGCAAGGAGTTCCTGCCGCCCTTCAATGAAGGCAGCGCAACGATCAATCTGCTGTCTGTTCCTGGCACTTCGCTTGCGGAGAGCAATCGCATCGGGACGATAGCGGAAAAACTTATCATGGAAGTTCCAGAAGTTGCCCTGACCGGACGCAGGACAGGTCGGGCAGAGCTGGACGACCACGCCGAGGGCGTCCACTCAACGGAAATCGAAGTCGAGTTGAAGGAAGGCGGGAGAGGAAAGAAGGAAGTCATGGACGATATTCGCGCCAAACTTTCCACAATTCCCGGAATTGTCGTAAATATCGGGCAGCCGATTTCACACCGGATAGACCATATCTTGTCAGGGGTGCGCGCGCAGGTCGCTATCAAAATATTTGGCGACGATCTCGCCACTTTGAGAAGCCTTGCGGAGGAAACCCAAAACGCCATGTCCGGCGTGAAGGGTGTGGTAGACCTGCAAGTGGAAAAGCAGGTCTTGGTTCCGCAGCTCCATATCCGCATAGACCGGAGCAAGGCTTTGGCACAGGGGGTCATGGCGGGGGAAATCGCGGATATGAGCGAACTCGCCTTGCAGGGAAAAACTGTCAGTCAGATCATAGAAGGTCAGCGCATCTATGACCTTGTTGTCAGGCTCAACGAGGACGACCGCGCCAATGCGTCCGATATTTCCCGTATCCCGATGGACACGGTGCGCGGCACGACAACGCCGCTCGGCCTAGTCGCCAATATTGAGAAGGGAGAAGGCCCGAACATCATCAATCGTGAAGATGTGCATCGGCGAATAGTCGTTTCTGCCAACGTGGCAGGCCGCGACCTTGTGAGCGCGGTCGGAGAAATCAAGCAGGTTCTTGAGCAGAAAGTGCATCTGCCCCAAGGATATTACTATGTCTATAGCGGGCAGTTCGAGGCGCAGGCTTCCGCCTCCAGAATGCTCGCTATTCTCGGGATGTTTTCGCTGCTTGGAATATTCGTTGTGCTGTATAGCCATTTCAACAGCGTAAATCTCGCCCTGCAAATCATGATTGGAATACCCTTGGCATTTATCGGAGCGGTCGCGGGCGTATGGGCGACCGGAGGAGTGTTCTCGGTTGCAACGCTTGTCGGCTTCATCACCCTGACAGGCATTGCAGCACGAAACGGCATCATGATGATTGCCCACTATCTGCACCTGATGAAGTCCGAAGGGGAGAAGTTCACCCTTCAGATGCTTTATCGGGGGTCGCAGGAAAGGCTTGTGCCTGTCCTGATGACGGCCTTGACCGCGCTGATGGCGCTTGTCCCGCTGATAATGGCTGCTGACGAACCCGGCAAGGAAATCCTCCATCCGGTCGCGGTCGTCATCTTTTACGGCCTGCTCACAAGTACAATACTTAACCTGATCGTCACGCCTCTGGTTTTCTGGATGTTCGGAGAGAAGACGGTAAGGCGATTAGTCCCGACAGCATTTTGA
- a CDS encoding cation transporter, which translates to MTSIEIQGMTCQNCVRKITAAFQEAGIAGKVTLDPPAVTFEGNAPDRAALSAALAKAGDHYHLKEGAGSSLEPAAEPHKSWLEIYYPLLLIFGFISVVSFKGADTWHDWMLHFMAGFFLVFSFFKFLSLTGFKDAYSTYDLLAKKWNGYGYLYPFLELGLGLAFLFGIYLQQALWFSIVLMGFSSLGVIKALSEKKKIRCACLGTVLNLPMSTLTLVEDLGMVAMSIAMLAF; encoded by the coding sequence ATGACCTCAATTGAAATCCAAGGTATGACCTGCCAGAACTGCGTCAGGAAAATAACGGCTGCCTTTCAGGAAGCCGGAATAGCGGGGAAGGTAACGCTTGATCCGCCAGCGGTAACATTCGAAGGGAATGCCCCAGACCGCGCGGCATTAAGCGCCGCCTTGGCAAAGGCGGGTGACCATTACCACCTCAAGGAAGGCGCAGGGAGTTCACTCGAGCCCGCCGCAGAGCCGCATAAGAGCTGGCTGGAAATTTATTATCCGTTGCTCCTCATTTTCGGTTTTATCTCCGTGGTTTCATTCAAGGGAGCCGATACCTGGCACGACTGGATGCTTCACTTCATGGCGGGCTTCTTCCTCGTATTCTCCTTTTTCAAGTTCTTGAGCCTGACCGGATTTAAAGACGCATATTCGACCTATGATCTGCTGGCAAAGAAATGGAACGGGTATGGCTATCTTTACCCGTTTCTGGAGCTGGGACTTGGCCTTGCCTTCCTCTTTGGCATCTATCTCCAGCAGGCTTTGTGGTTTTCGATTGTGCTGATGGGTTTCAGCAGCTTGGGGGTTATCAAGGCTCTTTCGGAGAAGAAGAAAATCCGCTGTGCCTGCCTCGGGACGGTATTGAACCTGCCTATGTCTACCCTGACGCTGGTTGAAGACCTTGGAATGGTGGCGATGTCCATTGCTATGCTGGCTTTCTAA
- a CDS encoding DUF305 domain-containing protein: MAHHGHEQHDHSPYGQLGVMALASFVAMYVLMYAMVDSTENVYPNFNQFYMASLMTAPMVIIELLVMQGMYKNKKLNAAILAGSAVVATLAFFFIQQQTLITDEQFLKSMIPHHAAAVLMCEKAPIKDAEIKQLCDNILSSQQAEIKQMKKKLNDIK; this comes from the coding sequence ATGGCACATCACGGGCATGAGCAGCACGACCACAGCCCATACGGGCAGTTGGGTGTTATGGCGTTGGCATCGTTTGTCGCCATGTATGTCCTTATGTACGCGATGGTGGATTCAACCGAGAACGTCTATCCGAATTTTAACCAGTTCTATATGGCTTCTCTGATGACCGCGCCAATGGTCATAATAGAACTGCTTGTGATGCAGGGCATGTATAAGAACAAAAAGCTCAATGCCGCAATACTGGCTGGTAGCGCGGTAGTAGCCACTCTTGCGTTCTTCTTTATCCAGCAACAGACGCTTATTACGGACGAGCAGTTTTTAAAGTCGATGATACCGCACCATGCGGCGGCTGTTCTGATGTGCGAAAAGGCACCGATCAAGGATGCCGAAATAAAGCAGCTCTGTGACAACATCCTCTCCAGCCAGCAGGCCGAAATTAAGCAGATGAAGAAGAAGTTGAATGACATAAAGTAG
- a CDS encoding TolC family protein → MRYQSLFLYAGLILFLAAPAYAEVTKGITLEEATSQALRFSPKLKSGVEAVGASKGDRRQSSLAPNPELAFEAENMLGTGTKSGFKEAEFTLGIAQPVEMGGKRGARVKAATHQLSIAQLDLQSVALDVVRDTTAAWAEVIGTAEEAKLAEEQRKLAGDVLASVRKRVEAAAEPAIQKSKAEVEVASTKIAVQKAERAHLAALQHFAQVIGLDDLRPAVSTEGFFDLQQLDTTATLEQNPDFKKLEAGIQLASANLALEKTNAVPDVTFEVGVRNSRDTDDQSFLAGVSVPFPVFNRNQGAIMRAGHEVTKANHDKVASVNDMQIALVRAQNNLETTYAEAASLKKSVLSSAEKAFRQAREGYQAGKFSYLEVLDAQRTLFDVKAQRIAALKEYHAAKAEYERLTAKHIGLIEVQGEKK, encoded by the coding sequence ATGCGTTATCAATCATTGTTCCTGTATGCGGGGTTAATCCTGTTCCTTGCAGCGCCCGCTTACGCGGAAGTCACCAAGGGAATAACCCTTGAGGAAGCCACCAGCCAAGCCTTGCGGTTTTCCCCAAAACTGAAATCGGGCGTTGAAGCCGTGGGCGCAAGCAAGGGCGACCGCCGACAAAGCTCCCTTGCGCCAAACCCCGAACTGGCGTTCGAGGCCGAAAATATGCTCGGCACCGGAACCAAAAGCGGGTTCAAGGAGGCCGAGTTTACGCTAGGCATTGCCCAGCCCGTCGAAATGGGCGGCAAGCGTGGGGCGCGGGTAAAGGCAGCCACCCACCAGCTTAGTATCGCCCAGCTGGATTTGCAGTCAGTCGCGCTCGATGTCGTGCGCGATACGACTGCAGCCTGGGCGGAAGTTATCGGAACCGCCGAGGAGGCAAAACTGGCGGAGGAGCAAAGGAAGCTGGCGGGCGATGTGCTGGCAAGCGTCAGGAAGCGCGTGGAAGCCGCCGCCGAGCCAGCCATCCAAAAGAGCAAGGCCGAGGTGGAAGTCGCCAGCACCAAAATCGCGGTGCAGAAGGCGGAGCGGGCGCATCTCGCCGCACTTCAGCATTTTGCGCAGGTGATCGGACTTGATGACCTCCGGCCTGCCGTTTCGACTGAAGGCTTCTTCGACCTGCAACAGCTGGATACAACCGCCACGCTGGAACAGAACCCCGATTTCAAGAAACTGGAGGCGGGAATACAACTGGCAAGCGCTAATCTCGCGCTTGAGAAGACGAACGCGGTTCCCGATGTAACGTTTGAAGTTGGTGTCAGGAACTCCCGCGATACGGATGACCAGTCTTTCCTCGCGGGCGTATCCGTACCGTTTCCGGTATTCAACCGGAACCAAGGCGCGATTATGCGGGCAGGGCATGAAGTGACGAAGGCCAATCATGACAAGGTGGCAAGCGTCAACGACATGCAGATTGCTCTCGTGCGGGCGCAGAACAATCTTGAAACGACTTATGCCGAGGCCGCTAGCCTTAAAAAATCCGTCCTGTCGTCGGCTGAAAAAGCCTTCCGGCAAGCGCGGGAAGGCTATCAAGCGGGCAAGTTCAGCTATCTCGAAGTGCTGGACGCGCAGCGGACATTGTTCGACGTAAAGGCGCAGCGTATCGCCGCGCTGAAAGAATATCACGCCGCCAAAGCCGAATATGAACGGCTGACGGCGAAACATATCGGGCTGATCGAAGTCCAAGGAGAAAAGAAATGA
- a CDS encoding efflux RND transporter periplasmic adaptor subunit: protein MKNYRVKLLSLALVAMLCMAGASYASQGHDDHAGDDHKEAKEESRGGHDHAEDAPAAKKPEEKHEHEEGEKEHSEEEGPEHKEGEGHKDEHGHNEEEGKLNIERAAADAMKIEVIVAGPATVRVSIPVTGKVALNKNTIAQVRARFDGVVKTVSKTQGEMVQAGETLATVESNESLQAYPVKSPIGGMILDRNTNVGHVTGDENLFEVADLSTLWVQFHVFPKDMPHVEQGQKVRVAAVGGNLSVETALASILPVADSASQTVVARGEIQNSEGKWRPGMSVHGEIFVNEKKAAVAIKAGAVQRMEGKTVIYVQEGESYEARPVRLGLQDGEWAEVLEGLKAGERYVASNSFVLKAHAGKSEAEHVH from the coding sequence ATGAAAAACTATCGTGTAAAACTACTGTCTCTGGCTCTGGTTGCGATGCTGTGTATGGCCGGAGCGTCCTACGCATCGCAAGGGCATGACGACCATGCCGGCGATGACCATAAAGAAGCCAAAGAAGAAAGCCGCGGCGGGCATGACCACGCCGAGGACGCGCCTGCCGCCAAGAAGCCGGAAGAAAAGCACGAACATGAGGAAGGCGAGAAGGAACACTCCGAAGAGGAAGGACCTGAGCATAAAGAAGGCGAAGGCCATAAGGACGAGCATGGTCATAACGAAGAAGAAGGCAAGCTGAACATCGAAAGAGCGGCAGCAGACGCGATGAAGATTGAAGTTATCGTAGCTGGCCCTGCGACTGTGCGCGTGTCTATCCCTGTGACCGGAAAAGTCGCCTTGAATAAAAACACCATCGCCCAAGTGCGGGCGCGGTTTGACGGCGTGGTAAAGACCGTCAGCAAGACCCAAGGCGAAATGGTGCAGGCGGGCGAAACGCTGGCGACCGTGGAGAGCAATGAGAGCCTACAAGCCTATCCGGTCAAATCGCCTATTGGCGGGATGATACTCGACCGCAACACGAATGTCGGTCATGTGACAGGCGACGAAAACCTGTTCGAGGTGGCAGACCTTTCGACGCTGTGGGTGCAGTTCCATGTTTTCCCGAAGGACATGCCCCATGTGGAGCAGGGGCAGAAGGTGCGCGTGGCTGCCGTGGGCGGCAACCTGTCGGTTGAAACCGCCCTTGCCTCCATCCTGCCTGTCGCGGACAGCGCCAGCCAGACCGTCGTGGCGCGTGGAGAAATCCAGAACAGTGAAGGTAAGTGGCGGCCTGGCATGTCCGTTCACGGTGAAATCTTCGTGAACGAGAAGAAAGCCGCTGTGGCAATCAAAGCAGGCGCGGTGCAGCGGATGGAAGGCAAAACGGTCATCTATGTGCAGGAAGGCGAAAGCTATGAAGCCCGCCCTGTGCGTCTTGGTTTACAGGATGGCGAGTGGGCGGAAGTTCTGGAAGGATTGAAAGCAGGGGAGCGGTATGTCGCGTCCAACAGCTTTGTTCTGAAAGCCCATGCCGGAAAATCCGAAGCGGAACACGTTCACTAA